In the Loxodonta africana isolate mLoxAfr1 chromosome 1, mLoxAfr1.hap2, whole genome shotgun sequence genome, one interval contains:
- the MDC1 gene encoding mediator of DNA damage checkpoint protein 1 isoform X3, which produces MEDTQVIDWEAEEEEETERSSESVGSNLEPLGRLHIFSSAHGPEKDFPLYLGENVVGRMPDCSVALPFPSISKQHAVIEILAWDKAPILRDCGSLNGTQILRPPKVLSPGVSHRLRDQELILFADLPCQYHRRLDVPLPFASRGPLAIEGTPRAQGGTRTQGLLLAEDSDDEIDPLSESCVVKGSRTTSSPLATVVPESDEEGASSARDGPGAPFGFNLNSDTDEEEGQQPASREASSAARKGAPAESKQPDVDGVAAELQLEKDQPSAKERDSDTKVERGAGNVVVPVRVILERSHPAGEDSDTDVDEDSRPPGRPPEGHLERGQPSSFIDSDTDVEEEGIPATPPVVPMKKKQVFRGVGMHGPGVPALAHLQKSQAGGDTGVEQGEASQGSMVINSDTDDEEEVLAALTLARLKESRAVTNHRDTDVEEDRAPPVVLLERSLTSAERDSDTDMEEERCPVESRQTVPRGHIDKDGALVMAHSGKSHPLLRDGDKDVGEEKGSPGAHLERSQASATMDINTESEEKVPLEPAVTHLEKHQVQGTNQTDMKAERSSAKLPVVHLEEAPPPPDEDCETDEEEDMSFVTSALADVRKSQLPAEGDAGTERATAVLKRERVLEAGTQGTPGDPIQPHRKGAQTLTEREREPLTDSTKDSKDSHDDSEDLDLQATQCFVERENPSLEAIKRMEEEATQAFLFTLPQEEPGPFHCSFQTPGTLDEPWEVLATQPFYSRESEASETQHIAAHLEAHGTCPCRPSPPRATPQDQHPESTVHTESLGIQGRGIQTEEKGLDTPRETAESVTPEREPLEREAKELPPEGEREDGIGKEELTRGLQDREQEQVLARDLQRQESDIKMKSANAEWDVKSLKVEMETSKEIQEKEIEKQALAREIFEREAQRPVPEKESEPAELEVKVPKEVLEETGTQRGETKGSGSQNQKGEASLPTPEPGVGAGALQGLASAPIAPGSQSGRGRVAPVSPTRQRRGRLNWKMPPAEKTSRGGQESPDAFLPPSVPEASATFQNLPISQSQKHPILQPLLSPSLPSSATPIPRTRQKESPEAVETPLSSELEPLYPKPKVRPRGSSRVTPSPVSSTALEPHPPTPTDQPVSTEPTPWVTQGKTRRSSVKIPEPVEPTAPELQPSTSTDQPVTLNPLSRATRGRTHRSSVRTPEPVEPTAPKLQPSTSTDQPVTLNPVSRATRGRTHRSSVKTSEPVEPTASEVQPSTSTDQPVTAQPISQATRGRTRRSSVRTPGRVEHTASELQSSTFTDQPVTSKPTRGRTPRSSVKTPKPIVATAPKLQSSTSTHQPVTPKPISRATRGRTNRSSVKTPEPIEPIAPDLKLPTPTDQSVTSEPILWATQGRTHRFSVKTPEPFELTALELQPSTSKDQFVTPKSTSRSNQDKTHRFSLKTPEPFVPISPDLKPLNPTDQPVTPEPILRTTRSRTHRSSVKTPELGEPTALECQPSTSKDHPVTPEPVLQPTRGRTPRSSVKTPEPVELRVPGLKPPTPREQDVTPDPLVQGSQSKTLKSSTVSAVPVPVTSEFQPPVPTDQPIPAEPIPQPSCNRRQRATRKHESLTAPIVHEPCCTPHEPKSQSSRTQRRGALRAAESLRATPEPSCPQLEAPTHAPQFQKVEAAGRSGFTPEPQPKASQSRKRTLATMDSPPPQKQPQRREVPQKTELPKEEQEGTAERPGKKKNIVIPGPVKRKRDQKEEEPRGTQSRNLRRTKSNQESVAPKVLFTGVVDARGERAVLALGGSLANSVTEASHLVTDRIRRTVKFLCALGRGIPILSLDWLHQSRKAGCFLPPDEYVVTDPEQEKNFGFSLRDALSRAQKRRLLEGYEIHVTPGVQPPPPQMGEIISCCGGTVLPNMPRSYKPQRVVITCSQDFARCSIPCRIGLPLLSPEFLLTGVLKQEANPEAFTLSTSEMSST; this is translated from the exons ATGGAGGATACCCAGGTTATCGACTGGGAGGCtgaagaagaggaggaaacagaGAGATCCAGTGAATCTGTGGGGAGCAACTTGGAACCCCTAGGGCGACTGCATATCTTCAGCAGTGCCCATGGACCAGAAAAAG ATTTCCCGCTATACCTTGGGGAGAATGTGGTAGGCCGAATGCCTGACTGCTCTGTGGCCCTGCCCTTTCCGTCCATCTCCAAACAACATGCAGTGATTGAGATCCTGGCCTGGGACAAGGCACCTATCCTCCGGGATTGTGGGAGCCTCAATGGTACTCAAATCCTGAGGCCTCCTAAAGTCCTGAGTCCTGGGGTGAGTCATCGCCTCAGGGACCAGGAGTTGATTCTCTTTGCTGACTTACCCTGCCAGTACCACCGTCGCCTGGATGTCCCCCTGCCTTTTGCCTCCCGGGGCCCTCTAGCCATAGAGGGGACACCCAGGGCACAGGGAGGAACTCGAACCCAGGGGCTTCTGTTGGCTGAGGACTCAGATGATGAAATAG ATCCTCTTTCTGAAAGCTGTGTGGTGAAAGGATCAAGGACCACATCCTCCCCTTTGGCAACAGTAGTCCCGGAGAG TGATGAAGAAGGGGCTTCCTCTGCCCGGGATGGCCCTGGGGCACCCTTTGGCTTCAACTTGAACAGTgacacagatgaggaagaaggtcAGCAGCCAGCATCAAGGGAGGCCTCCTCAGCTGCCAGAAAAGGTGCCCCTGCAGAGTCAAAGCAGCCTGATGTTGATGGAGTTGCAGCTGAACTCCAGCTTGAAAAGGATCAGCCTTCAGCAAAGGAGAGGGACAGTGACACAAAAGTTGAGAGGGGTGCAGGCAATGTTGTGGTTCCAGTCAGAGTGATTCTGGAGAGAAGCCACCCTGCTGGGGAGGACAGTGACACAGATGTGGATGAGGACAGCAGGCCTCCAGGAAGACCACCTGAGGGCCATTTGGAAAGGGGCCAGCCTTCTAGCTTCATCGACAGTGATACCGATGTGGAAGAAGAGGGGATCCCTGCAACCCCACCTGTAGTTCCAATGAAGAAGAAGCAGGTTTTCCGTGGAGTTGGTATGCATGGTCCTGGAGTGCCTGCCTTGGCACATCTGCAGAAGAGCCAGGCTGGTGGTGACACAGGTGTGGAGCAGGGCGAGGCAAGCCAAGGCTCCATGGTGATCAACAGTGATACAGATGACGAGGAAGAAGTCTTAGCAGCACTGACCTTGGCACGTCTGAAAGAGAGCCGAGCTGTGACCAACCACAGAGATACAGATGTGGAAGAGGACAGGGCCCCACCTGTGGTCCTTCTGGAGCGAAGCCTAACCTCTGCTGAGAGAGACAGTGACACAGACATGGAGGAGGAGAGATGTCCAGTGGAAAGCAGACAAACTGTCCCCAGGGGTCACATAGACAAGGATGGAGCCCTTGTTATGGCACATTCAGGAAAGAGTCATCCTCTTCTTAGAGATGGCGATAAAGATGTTGGGGAAGAGAAGGGCTCTCCTGGGGCCCACCTGGAGAGAAGCCAAGCCTCTGCCACAATGGACATCAATACAGAAAGTGAGGAGAAAGTCCCATTAGAGCCAGCTGTTACACATCTGGAGAAGCACCAGGTACAGGGCACAAATCAAACAGATATGAAAGCAGAAAGGAGCTCAGCAAAGCTGCCTGTGGTGCACCTAGAGGAAGCCCCGCCTCCTCCAGATGAGGACTGTGAAACAGATGAGGAGGAGGACATGTCCTTCGTGACCTCAGCATTGGCAGATGTAAGAAAGAGCCAGCTTCCGGCTGAAGGGGATGCTGGGACGGAGAGGGCTACAGCTGTTCTTAAGCGGGAGAGAGTTCTTGAGGCAGGAACCCAGG GCACTCCAGGGGACCCCATCCAGCCACATAGAAAGGGAGCCCAGACCCTCACAGAAAGGGAGAGGGAACCGCTTACAGACAGTACCAAGGACTCTAAAGACAGCCATGATG ACTCTGAAGATCTGGATCTACAAGCTACCCAGTGCTTTGTGGAGAGAGAGAATCCAAGCCTAGAGG CAATCAAGAGGATGGAGGAGGAAGCAACTCAGGCCTTCCTGTTTACTCTGCCCCAAGAAGAGCCTGGCCCTTTCCATTGCAGCTTCCAGACCCCAG GTACCCTGGATGAGCCATGGGAGGTCTTGGCTACACAGCCATTCTATTCAAGAGAGTCAGAGGCCTCTGAGACCCAGCACATTGCTGCCCACCTTGAGGCCCATGGAACTTGTCCCTGTCGTCCCTCTCCACCCAGGGCAACTCCACAAGACCAACATCCAGAAAGCACAGTTCACACAGAGTCACTGGGAATTCAAGGCAGGGGGATTCAGActgaggagaaaggcctggatacACCAAGAGAAACTGCAGAAAGTGTGACCCCTGAGAGAGAGCCCTTGGAGAGGGAAGCCAAGGAACTGCCaccagaaggagaaagagaagatgggataGGAAAGGAAGAATTAACCAGGGGGCTACAGGACAGGGAACAAGAACAGGTGTTAGCTAGAGACCTTCAGAGACAAGAGTCTGATATAAAGATGAAAAGTGCAAATGCTGAATGGGATGTGAAGAGTTTGAAAGTAGAAATGGAGACATCCAAGGAAatacaagagaaagaaatagagaAGCAGGCCCTTGCAAGAGAAATATTTGAGAGAGAAGCACAGAGACCAGTACCAGAGAAAGAGAGTGAGCCAGCAGAGTTAGAAGTAAAGGTACCCAAAGAGGTACTGGAGGAGACAGGCACACAGAGAGGGGAGACCAAGGGCAGTGGGAGCCAGAACCAGAAAGGGGAGGCCTCCCTTCCAACGCCAGAGCCTGGAGTGGGGGCGGGGGCCCTTCAAGGACTGGCTTCAGCCCCAATAGCTCCTGGCAGCCAGTCAGGTAGAGGAAGGGTAGCCCCAGTGAGCCCCACGAGGCAGCGGAGAG GTCGTTTGAATTGGAAGATGCCACCTGCTGAGAAGACTTCAAGA GGTGGTCAAGAATCCCCAGATGCTTTTCTGCCTCCATCAGTGCCTGAAGCCTCAGCCACATTCCAGAACCTGCCTATCTCTCAGAGCCAAAAACATCCTATACTTCAGCCCCTGCTTtccccctctctgccttcttcagcAACACCCATTCCCAGGACCAGGCAGAAAGAGAGTCCAGAAGCTGTAGAGACTCCTTTGTCCTCAGAGCTGGAGCCTCTCTACCCAAAGCCTAAAGTCAGGCCCCGAGGATCCTCTAGGGTCACACCCTCTCCAGTTTCCTCTACTGCCCTTGagccccaccctcccacccccacagaCCAGCCTGTTAGCACTGAGCCCACACCTTGGGTTACTCAGGGCAAGACACGCAGGTCCTCTGTCAAGATCCCTGAACCAGTTGAACCCACAGCCCCTGAGCTCCAGCCTTCCACTTCCACAGACCAGCCTGTCACCCTCAACCCCCTGTCTCGGGCCACTCGGGGCAGGACACATAGGTCCTCTGTCAGGACCCCTGAACCAGTTGAACCCACAGCCCCTAAGCTCCAGCCTTCCACTTCCACAGACCAGCCTGTCACCCTCAACCCCGTGTCTCGGGCCACTCGGGGCAGGACACATAGGTCCTCTGTCAAGACTTCTGAACCAGTTGAACCCACAGCCTCTGAGGTCCAACCTTCGACATCCACAGACCAGCCTGTCACTGCCCAGCCCATATCACAGGCCACTCGGGGCAGGACACGTAGGTCCTCTGTCAGGACTCCTGGGCGAGTTGAACACACAGCCTCTGAGCTCCAGTCTTCCACCTTCACAGACCAGCCTGTCACCTCTAAGCCCACTCGGGGCAGAACACCTAGGTCTTCTGTCAAGACCCCCAAGCCAATTGTCGCCACAGCCCCTAAGCTTCAGTCTTCCACCTCTACACACCAGCCTGTGACCCCCAAGCCCATATCTCGTGCTACTCGAGGCAGGACAAATAGGTCCTCTGTCAAGACCCCTGAACCAATTGAACCCATAGCCCCTGATCTCAAGCTTCCCACCCCCACAGACCAATCTGTCACCTCCGAGCCCATATTATGGGCCACTCAGGGTAGGACACATAGGTTCTCTGTCAAGACTCCTGAACCATTTGAACTCACAGCCCTTGAACTCCAGCCTTCCACCTCCAAAGACCAGTTTGTCACCCCTAAGTCCACGTCTCGGTCCAATCAGGACAAGACACATAGGTTTTCTCTCAAGACCCCTGAACCATTTGTCCCCATATCCCCTGATCTCAAGCCTCTCAATCCCACAGATCAGCCTGTCACCCCTGAGCCCATATTACGAACCACTCGGAGCAGGACACATAGGTCCTCTGTTAAGACCCCTGAACTAGGTGAACCCACAGCCCTTGAGTGCCAACCTTCCACCTCCAAAGACCACCCTGTCACCCCTGAGCCTGTATTACAGCCCACTCGAGGCAGGACACCTAGGTCTTCTGTCAAGACTCCTGAACCAGTTGAACTCAGAGTCCCTGGTCTCAAGCCTCCCACCCCCAGAGAGCAGGATGTCACCCCTGACCCCCTAGTTCAGGGTAGTCAGAGCAAGACACTAAAGTCTTCCACAGTAAGTGCCGTGCCAGTTCCTGTAACTTCTGAATTCCAGCCTCCTGTCCCCACAGACCAGCCTATTCCCGCCGAACCCATCCCTCAACCCAGCTGCAACAGGAGACAGAGGGCCACTAGGAAGCATGAGTCCCTCACAGCTCCCATTGTCCATGAACCCTGCTGTACACCCCATGAACCTAAATCCCAGTCCTCAAGGACCCAAAGACGAGGAGCACTGAGAGCAGCTGAGTCCCTTAGGGCCACTCCTGAGCCTTCCTGTCCCCAACTTGAGGCACCCACTCATGCTCCCCAGTTCCAAAAGGTAGAGGCAGCAGGTAGATCTGGGTTCACCCCAGAGCCCCAGCCTAAGGCCTCTCAAAGCCGCAAAAGGACTTTAGCTACTATGGATTCACCCCCACCTCAAAAACAACCCCAAAGACGGGAAGTCCCCCAGAAGACAGAGCTCCCCAAGGAAGAACAAGAAGGCACTGCCGAGAGGCCAGGGAAGAAAAAG AACATAGTGATTCCAGGACCAGTCAAGAGAAAGAGAGACCAAAAAGAGGAGGAGCCCAGGGGAACACAGAGCCGCAACCTCCGGCGAACCAAATCTAACCAAGAATCAGTGGCCCCCAAA GTGCTCTTCACAGGAGTGGTGGATGCTCGAGGAGAACGTGCTGTGCTGGCCCTGGGTGGAAGTCTTGCCAACTCAGTGACAGAGGCTTCACACTTGGTCACTGATCGAATTCGCCGGACAGTCAAGTTCCTGTGTGCCC